A window of the Butyricimonas faecalis genome harbors these coding sequences:
- a CDS encoding RNA polymerase sigma-70 factor: protein MDTLLNDVLIDRRLFESVKAGNGNAFESLFHKYYVVLCNYAATYLDERVEVEDVVQEVFVYLWSQRESVVIQNSVKSYLYSAVKYKVLDVLKHRAVERSHSQLLTEFWEDLMRTTYSEEELFQLEQIRKVVDGLPAQCRIVFTMSCLDGKKYKEIAEELQISVNTVKSHVLKAYREIREHIVLTDKVSVLFFWFFRVYSVEYQSNIHL from the coding sequence ATGGACACACTTCTTAATGATGTATTAATTGATCGAAGGCTTTTCGAATCTGTTAAGGCAGGAAACGGCAATGCTTTTGAAAGTTTATTTCATAAGTACTATGTGGTTTTGTGTAATTATGCGGCGACTTATCTGGATGAAAGAGTGGAGGTTGAAGATGTGGTGCAAGAGGTATTTGTCTACTTGTGGAGCCAACGGGAGTCGGTGGTGATACAAAATTCTGTGAAATCTTATTTATATTCTGCCGTGAAATATAAAGTTTTGGATGTATTGAAACATCGGGCAGTGGAACGTAGTCATAGCCAATTGTTGACTGAATTTTGGGAAGATCTTATGAGGACGACTTACTCGGAGGAGGAATTGTTTCAGTTGGAGCAAATTCGGAAAGTTGTTGACGGTTTACCGGCCCAATGTCGTATCGTATTTACGATGAGTTGTTTAGATGGGAAAAAATATAAAGAAATAGCCGAGGAGTTACAGATTTCTGTCAACACGGTGAAGTCCCACGTTTTAAAAGCTTATCGTGAAATTCGGGAGCATATTGTGTTAACCGATAAAGTTTCCGTTCTATTCTTTTGGTTTTTTCGGGTATATTCTGTTGAATATCAATCTAATATTCATTTGTAA
- a CDS encoding GNAT family N-acetyltransferase — MEIKSKQGNFRLREWMLTDGVSLAKHINNVKIWNNVRDGLPYPYTILDADKYIRMVQVLPYVQNFAIEIAGETVGGVGIAPLTDVERLSAEVGYWLGEDYWNRGIMSEAVALLVDYVFRETQIIRLFASVYDYNNASMKVLEKVGFTRQAILRDAAIKNGRVIDMYYYDLVKRGICLV, encoded by the coding sequence ATGGAAATAAAAAGTAAACAGGGGAATTTTAGATTGCGGGAGTGGATGTTGACGGATGGGGTATCTCTAGCGAAACATATTAATAATGTGAAAATATGGAATAATGTGAGGGATGGGCTTCCGTATCCATATACCATATTAGATGCGGATAAGTATATCCGGATGGTACAGGTCCTGCCTTATGTCCAAAATTTTGCCATAGAGATAGCGGGGGAGACTGTGGGTGGGGTAGGGATTGCGCCTTTGACAGATGTGGAGCGCCTTAGTGCAGAGGTCGGTTATTGGCTGGGAGAGGACTATTGGAACCGGGGAATCATGAGCGAGGCTGTTGCGTTGCTGGTTGATTATGTGTTTCGGGAAACCCAAATTATTCGTTTGTTTGCCTCTGTTTACGACTACAATAATGCCTCGATGAAGGTGTTGGAAAAGGTTGGTTTTACCAGACAGGCTATTTTGCGTGATGCGGCGATTAAAAATGGTCGGGTGATAGATATGTATTATTATGATTTAGTAAAGCGTGGAATATGCCTCGTTTAA